A window from Streptomyces sp. NBC_00271 encodes these proteins:
- a CDS encoding pyridoxamine 5'-phosphate oxidase family protein, protein MSETSTQPGTTRPAAYTPTDRTVPTRSKERAAYDHELVHAILDEGYVCHLGFVRDGAPVVLPTLYGRVGERLYVHGSTGSRPLRMTGQADPGLPVCLTVTHVDGLVLARSAFHHSMNYRSVVVHGIAHQVTDPDEKRAALDALVDQVVPGRSYDSRPANAKELAATAVIRLDLNEVSAKLRTGGPNDDVEDLALPHWTGVVPLTKGHGTPIPADDLAPGIELPDYLATL, encoded by the coding sequence ATGTCGGAGACGAGCACTCAGCCCGGGACGACGCGGCCCGCCGCCTACACCCCGACCGATCGCACCGTCCCCACCCGTTCCAAGGAGCGCGCCGCGTACGACCACGAGCTGGTCCACGCGATACTCGACGAGGGGTACGTCTGTCACCTCGGCTTCGTCCGGGACGGCGCCCCGGTCGTGCTCCCCACCCTCTACGGACGGGTCGGCGAGCGCCTCTACGTCCACGGTTCGACGGGCTCGCGCCCGCTGCGGATGACCGGTCAGGCCGACCCCGGGCTGCCCGTCTGCCTGACCGTGACCCATGTCGACGGTCTGGTCCTGGCCCGCTCCGCCTTCCACCACTCGATGAACTACCGCTCCGTGGTGGTGCACGGCATCGCCCACCAGGTGACGGACCCGGACGAGAAGCGGGCGGCCCTGGACGCGCTGGTCGACCAGGTCGTCCCGGGCCGTTCGTACGACTCGCGCCCCGCCAACGCCAAGGAGCTCGCCGCCACCGCCGTGATCCGCCTCGACCTGAACGAGGTCTCGGCGAAGCTGCGCACCGGCGGCCCGAACGACGACGTGGAGGACCTCGCCCTCCCCCACTGGACCGGGGTCGTCCCCCTCACCAAGGGACACGGCACCCCGATCCCCGCCGACGACCTGGCCCCCGGCATCGAGCTCCCCGACTATCTCGCGACCCTGTGA